From a single Cyclobacterium marinum DSM 745 genomic region:
- a CDS encoding DUF3098 domain-containing protein yields the protein MKNNPLPFSKKNYQLMLIGIAIITIGFAIIGLDKTTHGFGFMGLTLGPIVVLSGFLFEFYAIFYKTK from the coding sequence ATGAAAAATAATCCATTGCCTTTTTCGAAAAAAAATTATCAACTCATGCTTATAGGGATAGCCATTATCACTATTGGATTTGCCATTATAGGATTGGACAAAACCACTCATGGGTTTGGATTTATGGGGTTAACACTGGGCCCTATTGTTGTATTGTCAGGTTTTCTTTTTGAATTTTACGCTATTTTTTATAAAACCAAATAA
- a CDS encoding 3-oxoacid CoA-transferase subunit B — MLSKKQIAQRIASEIKDGQYIYLGIGIPSLVANYLPEQLQVVFQSENGLLGIGPYPENDKMDPDLINASKETISMVKGSSLFDSAEAFAMIRGGHIDLSILGALEVSENGDISHWKISSGLIKGVGGALDLVASGAKLYIAMHHCHKDGRSKLLKQCKLPITGIKCVQKIFTDLGVFTILPEGGFKLCERAPGVSIEEIKAKTEGRLVVKGEIKEMELFDNE; from the coding sequence ATGCTAAGCAAAAAACAAATCGCTCAGAGGATCGCCAGTGAGATCAAAGACGGTCAATACATTTATCTTGGAATAGGAATCCCATCTTTGGTAGCCAATTATCTTCCCGAACAGTTACAAGTGGTTTTCCAATCTGAAAATGGTTTATTAGGGATAGGCCCATACCCTGAAAATGATAAAATGGACCCCGACCTAATCAATGCAAGCAAAGAAACCATATCCATGGTAAAAGGCTCATCACTGTTTGATTCAGCAGAAGCATTTGCCATGATAAGAGGTGGCCATATAGATCTTTCCATTTTAGGGGCATTGGAAGTGTCTGAAAATGGTGACATCAGCCATTGGAAAATTTCATCAGGGCTGATCAAAGGTGTGGGAGGTGCCTTAGATTTGGTGGCTTCCGGAGCTAAACTCTATATAGCCATGCACCATTGTCACAAGGATGGAAGGTCAAAATTACTGAAACAATGTAAACTGCCAATCACCGGAATTAAATGTGTCCAAAAGATATTTACTGACTTAGGGGTGTTTACAATATTGCCTGAGGGGGGCTTTAAGCTTTGTGAAAGAGCTCCTGGGGTAAGCATTGAAGAAATAAAAGCCAAAACTGAAGGAAGGCTCGTTGTAAAGGGAGAAATTAAGGAAATGGAATTGTTTGACAATGAATAG
- a CDS encoding undecaprenyl-diphosphate phosphatase, giving the protein MTIFEAIILGIVQGLTEFLPVSSSGHLEIAGALLGSNSLPEESLLFTVVVHFATALSTIVVFRKDVAELLTGLFQFKNNEETMFSLKVILSMVPAVVVGLLFEEQLEQLFGGKVVFVGFMLLITALLLYLADKAKNTGKPVSFINAIIIGIAQAIAMLPGISRSGATISTSVLLGIDKNRAARFSFLMVVPLILGKIGKDILSGDLTYQSDQFGSMVIAFLAAFIAGLAACTWMIQLVRKSKLRYFSIYCVIVGILAILAGTYY; this is encoded by the coding sequence ATGACCATTTTTGAAGCAATTATTTTGGGGATTGTTCAGGGCTTAACTGAATTTTTACCTGTATCCTCCAGTGGACATTTGGAAATAGCCGGTGCTCTTCTTGGAAGCAATTCCTTACCCGAGGAAAGTTTATTATTTACAGTAGTCGTCCATTTTGCAACGGCATTAAGCACAATTGTCGTATTTAGAAAGGATGTTGCAGAATTATTAACAGGACTTTTTCAATTTAAAAACAACGAAGAAACAATGTTTTCTTTGAAAGTTATTCTCTCTATGGTTCCTGCTGTAGTAGTCGGATTACTTTTTGAAGAGCAGTTGGAACAATTATTTGGAGGGAAAGTAGTATTTGTTGGTTTTATGTTATTGATCACCGCTCTCCTATTATACTTGGCCGACAAAGCAAAAAATACAGGCAAACCGGTTTCATTCATAAATGCTATCATTATAGGAATTGCTCAGGCTATTGCCATGCTTCCAGGTATTTCTCGTTCAGGGGCTACCATATCGACCTCAGTTTTATTGGGGATAGATAAAAATAGAGCAGCTAGATTTTCTTTTCTGATGGTGGTTCCCCTTATTCTAGGGAAAATAGGTAAAGATATTTTGTCAGGGGATTTGACTTACCAAAGTGATCAGTTTGGAAGTATGGTCATTGCTTTTTTGGCAGCTTTTATTGCAGGGCTAGCTGCTTGTACTTGGATGATCCAGTTGGTGAGAAAAAGTAAATTGAGGTACTTTTCAATTTATTGTGTTATTGTAGGAATACTGGCCATTTTAGCCGGAACATATTATTGA
- the truB gene encoding tRNA pseudouridine(55) synthase TruB — protein MDKQQKPYGEVFLVNKPYQWTSFDVVKKIRNTLKIKKVGHAGTLDPLATGLLIVCAGKETKNIEKYQAQKKEYSGTFVLGKTTESFDLEQEVKTVADPFHLTREDIEKAVASLTGDIMQIPPNHSAIKKDGKRVYESARKGITVVLDPRPVTVEIFEITGIELPEIHFRIVCSKGTYIRSLARDLGDKLEVGAYMSALRRDAIGEFKLKNAWQLEQLIEKIKKEQNENL, from the coding sequence ATGGACAAACAACAAAAACCATATGGAGAAGTATTTCTTGTCAATAAGCCCTACCAATGGACTTCCTTTGATGTAGTTAAGAAGATTAGAAATACCCTCAAAATAAAAAAAGTAGGTCATGCAGGCACACTTGACCCCTTAGCCACCGGACTACTAATAGTTTGTGCAGGAAAGGAAACCAAAAACATTGAAAAATATCAAGCCCAAAAGAAAGAATATTCAGGCACATTTGTTTTGGGTAAAACGACTGAGTCATTTGATTTAGAACAGGAAGTCAAAACAGTTGCTGATCCCTTTCATTTAACCAGAGAAGATATAGAAAAGGCTGTAGCAAGTCTTACCGGTGATATCATGCAAATCCCTCCCAATCATTCTGCCATTAAAAAAGACGGGAAACGGGTTTATGAATCAGCAAGAAAAGGAATAACTGTAGTATTAGACCCCAGACCAGTTACTGTAGAAATCTTTGAAATAACAGGTATAGAACTTCCGGAAATTCATTTCAGAATTGTATGCTCCAAAGGCACCTATATTAGAAGCTTGGCAAGAGATTTGGGAGACAAATTGGAGGTAGGTGCCTATATGTCAGCCCTCAGGCGAGATGCTATAGGGGAATTTAAACTTAAGAATGCTTGGCAACTAGAGCAATTGATAGAAAAAATCAAAAAAGAGCAAAATGAAAATTTATAA
- the gldC gene encoding gliding motility protein GldC: MKKSEIKFTVTLDDKNLPKSIEWDATDKESEGQESTRSISLNVWDTLNQSTLRIDLWTEDMSVAEMKRFYIDILGGMGQNILNSTGDEYYSEEIKALCDRLVKHVNEENAKQK; encoded by the coding sequence ATGAAAAAATCTGAAATTAAGTTTACCGTTACTCTTGATGATAAAAATTTACCTAAGAGTATAGAATGGGACGCTACAGACAAGGAAAGTGAAGGGCAAGAATCAACAAGGAGTATTAGCTTGAATGTTTGGGATACACTTAATCAAAGTACGTTAAGAATCGACCTTTGGACTGAAGATATGTCCGTCGCTGAAATGAAAAGATTCTACATAGATATTTTGGGAGGTATGGGTCAAAATATCCTCAACAGTACAGGAGATGAATATTACTCGGAAGAAATTAAAGCACTTTGTGACCGTTTGGTAAAGCATGTAAATGAAGAGAACGCCAAACAAAAATAA
- a CDS encoding bifunctional riboflavin kinase/FAD synthetase, giving the protein MKIYKSLADFPDIQRPVVTIGSFDGVHLGHQKILKRINNIAKSIHGESVLVSFWPHPRMVLFPESHGIQLLYSFEEKAALLEEFGVDHLISIPFTKEFSMMESKDFIENILVKKIKTKKLVIGYDHRFGRGREGSFAHLHAEQNKYNFDLEEIPREDIDNIGISSTKIRKALKSGDIVKANEFLGRPYNLQGKVIEGDKIGRTIGFPTANIQLNEPNKLIPMDGAYLVKVIIDKKQYEGMLNIGMRPTVSGERKNIEVNILNFNRDIYGQTINLELLEFLRPEKKFESLAALTEQLKIDQKKMVDFFSTKNKSTNDK; this is encoded by the coding sequence ATGAAAATTTATAAATCTCTTGCTGATTTTCCTGACATTCAACGGCCTGTAGTTACCATCGGTTCTTTCGATGGCGTTCACTTGGGTCATCAAAAAATTCTAAAAAGAATCAACAATATTGCAAAGTCCATTCATGGAGAATCCGTTTTGGTATCCTTTTGGCCACACCCTAGAATGGTGCTTTTTCCTGAATCCCATGGAATTCAATTGCTTTACAGTTTTGAGGAAAAGGCTGCACTTTTAGAGGAATTTGGTGTAGATCATCTTATTAGTATTCCTTTTACCAAAGAATTTTCGATGATGGAATCAAAGGATTTTATTGAAAACATTTTGGTCAAAAAAATAAAAACCAAAAAACTGGTCATTGGTTATGACCATAGGTTTGGTAGAGGAAGAGAGGGTAGTTTTGCCCACCTTCATGCAGAGCAAAACAAGTATAATTTTGATCTGGAAGAGATTCCTAGAGAGGATATTGATAATATTGGGATTAGTAGCACCAAAATAAGGAAAGCATTAAAATCAGGAGACATAGTCAAGGCAAATGAATTTTTAGGAAGGCCATACAACCTTCAAGGAAAAGTAATAGAAGGAGATAAAATTGGCAGAACCATAGGATTTCCCACTGCAAATATACAACTTAATGAGCCCAATAAATTGATCCCCATGGATGGTGCCTATCTTGTCAAGGTAATTATTGACAAGAAACAATATGAAGGAATGCTAAATATTGGCATGCGCCCTACGGTTTCCGGAGAACGAAAGAACATAGAAGTAAATATATTGAATTTTAATCGAGATATTTACGGCCAAACAATAAACCTAGAATTGTTAGAATTTTTAAGACCCGAAAAAAAATTTGAAAGCCTAGCAGCCCTAACCGAGCAATTAAAAATAGACCAGAAAAAAATGGTTGATTTTTTTTCGACGAAAAATAAAAGTACTAATGATAAATAA
- a CDS encoding CoA transferase subunit A: MINKAVKNGVEAVSDIENGAVLLVGGFGLCGIPEACINALLQTDLKGLTCISNNAGVDDFGVGLLIKQRMLRKLISSYVGENLEFEKQFTSGSLELELIPQGTLAERIRAGGAGIPAFYTPAGIGTHVADGKEVREFDGRLFLLERWIKADYSLIKAWKGDTAGNLIYKGTARNFNPIMATAGKITIAEVEELVPAGELDPNQIHTPGIYVQRIFQGDHYEKRIENKTVSK, translated from the coding sequence ATGATAAATAAAGCTGTTAAAAACGGTGTAGAAGCTGTTTCTGATATAGAAAATGGTGCTGTTTTATTAGTAGGAGGCTTTGGTCTTTGTGGTATTCCCGAAGCATGTATCAATGCGCTTCTCCAAACCGATTTAAAGGGGCTGACTTGTATCTCCAATAATGCCGGTGTTGATGATTTTGGCGTAGGTCTTCTAATCAAACAACGCATGCTGAGAAAATTAATCTCCAGTTATGTAGGGGAAAACCTTGAATTTGAAAAACAATTCACATCTGGATCCTTGGAGTTAGAGTTGATTCCTCAAGGGACTCTCGCCGAACGAATTAGAGCCGGTGGAGCAGGAATACCCGCATTCTATACCCCTGCCGGGATTGGCACTCATGTGGCCGATGGAAAAGAGGTCAGAGAGTTTGATGGTCGTTTGTTCTTATTGGAGCGATGGATTAAAGCAGATTATTCATTGATTAAAGCCTGGAAGGGAGATACTGCAGGTAACCTAATCTATAAGGGAACAGCTCGAAATTTCAACCCAATTATGGCCACCGCAGGTAAAATTACCATTGCAGAAGTAGAAGAATTGGTTCCTGCCGGTGAGTTGGATCCCAATCAAATTCATACACCTGGAATCTACGTTCAGCGTATATTTCAAGGTGATCATTATGAAAAAAGAATTGAAAATAAAACCGTTAGTAAATAA